In Citrus sinensis cultivar Valencia sweet orange chromosome 3, DVS_A1.0, whole genome shotgun sequence, the sequence GAAACACAACAGTTCTCCTGTTCTTCCTCTTCAAGCTGAGGCACCTGCAACTCCTGATAGAATATCTGATTCCGGTATTATGGAGGTGTCTTGGGATGATCACCTTACAGAAGTATGGACCAAATCTTTATATCTTGTTCATGTGTTTAGTTTATTTAGTATTGTTATTGACCACCATTGATCTCTTATATTTATATCACTTGTTGAAGTGATTGACCGATTAATTTAGAGAGGCCTTTTAGATTCATTTCCTTCAATTGTGTTTAGCCTTTTTTTACATGATGCCCGAAAATCCTTCTGCATCATTATGTTCCTCTCTTGGAAAGGCCTCGTAAAAGAAGGTGCTTTCAACAACTCTATTACAAAAGCCTTTTATCCAAATATAGCGTCTGGTGATGTCAAAGTTggtttactttaaaatattttgactgCACTTTAAATTGGCTTGTTTCTGCtgtttcatttaataatactGTTCCCTTTTTCTTATTGAAGTCTTAAGTGAGAAGTGCCTTTTAATTGTCATATGTTTAAGTTGTAGTGCCAGTAACTCATAACATAAGCTGTCTATATAtgataagtttatttattgtttctgGTCTTAAGCTTTCAACAACactattttttctattttatattCTGGCTTCATCCCTAGTTTGATATTGTCTCCATCATGTGTAATCAGTGTAATAGAACAGATCAATCACATTCTAgctaaaagaaagaaaccaatTACTTTCTTAACTCATTGGCAAAATTGCTTATGAATAAAGGTTTTACCATTGTTGTACTGCAATTTTGGATGACTGTTTCTTTTCAACTTTAAAGCAAGCGTTTAGATTGGGTCCATATGTTTTCTGATCTGGTTCATTAGgtaaatgaagaaattatccCTAAGACCTAAAAACATTGATTGAATCAAATATTGAGGGACTaaactattttgatatttaatagATAATTGGGGTTAGGAATCATGGTTTCTTTATGGTAAATTTCAAATCTATATGAGGAAATGCTCTGGAAGAAGTAGGAGTTGTGATTTCAGCTTAGACCAACATGACTATTTTATTTCATGGGGCCCAAGATGGAGTTGGAGATGTGATTGAGAGAGACTACTTTTCTCCACTCTGCATGATCTTGGCTACATATGCTGTATTCAtttatgatgataataatttgcTGTTACTTTTGTAAACTGCAGGAAAGCCTCTTCTATGCCGTTTCCTCAGGTGCAATGGAAACTTACCGAAAGTCAATTGAATCTCATTTAGCGCAGTCTGAGGTAAACATATCTTCTAACAATTCCTTGTGTGCATGTTTTCCGTCTGCTAAAAGTCATCAAAcacatacttttttttctacCAACTGCATTTACTGCTAACTAACTCGAGCAATTCAACTAATAAGCCTACACTTCTTTTTCCTCAATTCCAGATagtatgataatattattcttccatttaaaaaaaaaaatttgagggaCTCTAGTTAAATTCTTCCAGTTTTCTGGTCATGTTGTTAAAATTAAGTGGCACTAGTACATAATTGACTTACTTAAGTCCTTGCATATTTTTACTTATgttgttttcccttttctgCCCCAGAAAACTGCTAGTAGTGTGCAAGAGGAAGTGGACACATCAGTATATGATGCTGCAGCaggtaatgattttattttggtagttcattttttattgaacttaaGCTGTGTGCCAATAAgtttaaattcaaatacagAATTTGGTTATCACGACACTGCTTATGATGAGGACGAGGGTGAAACGAGTGCGTATTATCTGCCTGGGGCCTTTGAAGGTAGCAAGTCATCAAAGTTTGAACATAAGAAAAGGAAGTATGTAATGAAGTATACCGGGAGATCATATGAAGTGGGAGCTGATATTCCTTATGGACATGGCACAGCTGGGTCTCAACAATCCATGATGGGGAAAAGGCCAGGCAATCTTAATGTGGGTTCAATTCCCACAAAGCGCATGCGCACTGCTTCCAGGCAGCGGATTATAGGTCCATTTAGTGCTGGAGCTGCTGGGAGTTTGCTGGCTCCGGCAAAGACAGATGGTTCAAGTGGAGATACAAGTTCTTTTCAGGATGATCAGAGTACTTTGCATGGTGGATCTCAGAATCAGAAAAATGTGGAGGTTGAGTCAGCTGGGGACTTTGAAAAGCAGTTACCTTATGACTGTGCGGAAACATCAACAAAaccgaagaagaagaagaaagcaaaGCATCTGGTGTGTTGGAATTCAtgtttcttccttttcttgtTGCTGTCGAAAATATGGCTAATTTTACCACAATCTAGTTATTTCTTTGCTTGTGGCTAAGTTGCCTTAATTTTATATGGTTGTAGGGTTCTGCTTTTGAGCAGGGTTGGCAGATTGAGTCTACTGTTTATAGTGAACAGGTAAATaaatttcccttttcttttctgtgctttttgttattttctgtTGAGTGACTTTAAGCAGTTTGACAAATTTATATAGTGGTTAGGCTTCTGGTGATGCATTATGGGATTGTTTTGACTAATGACTCTTTTGCCTCTGTTAGCCATTTtaggttttgttttttcagtCATCATAGTACTATATAGAGTGCTTCgctatatttattatttcattttctgaaCATTAGGTGAAAAGTACACTAATATGTATTTCTATGGAACAGTGATGTAAATCATAAGAATCCTCTTTTTGTCATGTTTACAAGCCTGTGTGATATTCCTTTTCTGGTTGTCATCTTTCCCATGGGTTGGAAAGGGGCGGTTATTTATCCTTTTGCTACCTCATGTTGTATCCCAGAAGTTATTGGCTAAAatgttacattaattcttTGATGTGTATGTAGAGGGATCATTCTAAAAAGAGATTGGAGAGTCATCATTTTGATTCTAATGGAAACAATGGTAAGactctttttaatattttacttgcTTTAATAATTGGTTTTATATGACAGCTAGTTTTTAGTtcatcttttatatttttcatgtcttcTGTCAAGGCTTATATGGGCAACAAAATGCGAAGAAGCCAAAGATAATGAAGCAATCATTGGACGCCACTTTTGACAACAGTACTCCTTTGACTGGGTCCATCCCTTCTCCAGCGGCTTCCCAGATGAGTAATATGTCCAACccaactaaatttattaaattgattggtgGCCGAGATAGGGGGAGGAAAGCCAAATCGCTGAAGGTACTATTTCATAATAGCTGAATAATCATGTGCTTCTACTTGTTTCCTCATGTTTTGATATATTGTATTCTAGGAATTTGAGCATTTAGCCTTCTCTGCAGATGTCTGCTGGGCAGCCTGGTTCTGGAAGTCCTTGGTCATTATTTGAAGACCAGGTTGTTTTGCCTTCTTGGCTTTCTTGAGcatctctcttttattttgtgttttcatttgtttatttcttttatcctGAGGTATGGCTGTACCTGAACTGTTAATTCTATATGTACATGTAACATCAGGCACTTGTTGTCCTTGTACATGATATGGGCCCAAACTGGGAGCTTGTTAGTGATGCCATGAATAGTACCCTTCAGTTTAAGGTATGCATGTGTGCTTTAAGATGCTCCTCACACTATCCTCTCTTTTCAGATTGTCCCCCGATTCATATTGGGTTGCAGAAGATAATAGTATGGTTATGGTTATACTGCTATAAACTTCAAAAATGGTTCTTTCATTTTGGGGCTAGTTAGTATTTCCATTTAGATGGTGAAACAGCTGTATATTCTTTTCCATCATCTATTTGTTTCATTGACTCGTACAACGTGTTCAGTGTATATTCCGCAAGCCTCAAGAATGCAAGGAGCGTCACAAGATTTTAATGGATAGGGGTGCTGGAGATGGGGCTGATAGTGCTGAAGATTCTGGATCTTCTCAGTCTTATCCATCTACATTGCCTGGAATTCCAAAGGCAAGAATCATCTTTGCCACTTGGCATTGTAGAAGTAGATGTGACTTTTATTTATGTGTTCATTTGAGACTTTTGTACTGTTGAACTAAttgtctatttttttaattggatgTTTTGCTGTATTTGATGCAGGGAAGTGCCAGACAGTTGTTTCAACGATTGCAAGGGCCAATGGAAGAGGATACTGTTAAGTctcattttgagaaaatcatTATGATTGGGAAGAAGTATCATTATTGGAAGTGTCAGGTTTGTCATGATCTGAAGTtaactatgaaattgattctttaattatatttgtctATTTTTGAAAGTCCAAATCTTTTTACCTTTAGGAGAGTTCTTATTCTTGATACATACATGTTATGACtggagaaaaatattttgatttcattttcttctcagACCAACTTTTTGTATATATTCATgttttattgaaatatgtaGATTCAATTTAAATCTCAGGAAATTTTCTAAAGTTAACCTTCACACTATATCATATTGATTCTTGAAGTGATTTCTACATTGGTTTCATTTAACtcattgaaattttttaacttgttgCCCTGAGGAATGTTTTCGTTCTCTGTTCTTGTTAAAGCTTGTTTTTATGTACATTGAATCGTTTAATTAGTTATAGGACCATGAAATTCATATGCAAAAACATATGAAGAATCTGCCTAATACTGAGGTTTATATTTTAGTAAAGAACTGGTTATTCCTGCGCTAGAATGAAACGAAATgatgtatttttaataattttgggaAGCTCTTGTAGACTTCATATGTCCATGACACTGGGTTGggcttttgaaatttaaaatattttgttaaaagctCGTTTAAGGGTGTGTGTGTTCTCGCATGTATGTGCAATAAGAAGTCCAAGCTTTTTGTCCATTTGCGTTTGTGGTGATGTTACATACAAACTACTTAAAGTCGGTTTGCAAGTTAGGGGCATCATTCATGTTTAAATTAGTTTGCCTTTCTCGTCCAATGTTTATCTCTCAACCTAGTATCTCTTCAGGTTTCCTgaaggaaaatataaaataaaagggaaGAAAAAGAGTGGTTTCCTAAACCCAGTATGCCTAAAtttgtcataaaaaaatttcgggTGGCTTcctctaaaataaaaatggaagaGCACTGAAGCTTGCTTAAAAATGATGCATACGGGTTCCTGCCACTTTTATGTAGATGGCTTTAGGGGATCATAAACGATGGATAAACATGATATTATGTGTAGGTGATCACTCAACGGGAATATTTCTATTTGTTATATGGAACTAGAAAGCATCTTTGTTTTAGTTCATTGCTCTTCTTTAAATCTTTTCCTGACTAATATTTTCTCTGTTGTTTATCACGTGAAGAATGAAACCCATGATCTAAGGCAAGTTGTACCAGTTCATAATTCTCATGTTATTGCTCTTTCTCAAGTGTGCCCAAATAACCTGAATGGATGCATTCTAACGTAAGTCTTGATGTCTCTCATACATAATCATCAatccttttttcttctctcctttttcatttatgaGTTTAATTTTATCGACCCCAGGGGTACCCATCATTTATCTTATCATGCATCAgtctcattaattttatttttcatatcctGGATGAAGGCCTCTTGATCTCTGTGATGTGACTGCATCAAGCCCAGATGCTGTCTCACTGGGTTTTCAGAGTTCTCATGCAAGTGGTTTAGGAATATCCAACCAAGGAGCTATGCTTCATACTTCTGGGCCTAATTCTCCACTGCATGGATCTTCTGGTATAGTTCTTGGCAGTAATTTGTCATCACCATCTGGTCCACTCAATCAATCTATCAGGTAGTAAGCTAGCATATTGCTTAATTGTGAATCTGTTATCACATTctaattctttattattggTTTGCTggttattttgtttgttgtcAGGGATGGTAGATACAATGCTCCCAGGGCAAATCTGCCAGTTGATGAGCAACAAAGAATGCAACAGTACAATCAAATGTTATCAGGTAGGAACATTCAACAGTCCAACTTGCCTGCCCCTGGGCCGCTCTCTGGAGCTGAACGCAGTGTTCGTATGCTACCTGGTGGAAGTGGTATGGGAATGATGTGTGCTATGAACAGAAGCATGCCAATGTCGAGGCCAGGGTACCAAGGAATGGCTTCATCTCCAATGCTGAATTCTGGTAGTATGATTTCCAGTATGGCGGGGATGAGCCCTGTAAATATGCACTCAGGAGCCGGTCCTGGTCAAGGAAACTCGATGTTGAGACCTCGGGAGGGGATGCATATGATGCGGGTAAGTAGCTAGTCTTAAATTGTTTCCGTTGcttttttgctattttttgtgtttatttgttCTACAATAACGAGTGAATGAGGAGTGAGTCTTATTAGTATATAATAGAGCTCTCCACCTTTAAATATGGATCTTTCAAATTGTCCCTGATGTTGCTCTGCTGCTTTAGAATTTccttgtttttgttgtaactATTGGTAAGACATTAGtatatttaaatcaaatgaTAATAGTGTTTATTTGTGTCATAGCCTGGCCATAATCCAGATCATCAAAGGCAATTAATGGTACCAGAGCTCCAGATGCAGGTCACACAAGGGAATGGTCAAGGAATTCCTGCTTTCAATGGATTGAGTTCTCCTTTCTCTAATCAAACTACCCCTCCACCTGTTCAGACGTATCCAGGCCATCCCCAGCAGCCACATCAAATGTCTCCGCAGCAGTCCCATGGTCTGAGCAACCATCATCCTCAGCTTCAGGGCCCAAATCATGCTACAGGATCACAGCAGCAAGCATATGCAATTCGCATTGCTAAGGATAGACAAATGCAGCAGCAGCGATATTTGCAGcagcaacagcaacaacagCAGCACCCACAACAGTTTACTGGATCTGGCACTTTGATGCCACATGTCCAACCACAGCCTCAACTTCCCATATCATCTTCTCTGCAAAATAATACCCAGATTCAATCACAAACTTCATCTCAGCCAGTATCTATGCCTCCCCTAACTACATCTTCCTCAATGACTCCTACAGCTTTGCAGCACCAGCAGAAACACCACTTACCTTCTCATGGACTCAGCCGTAATTCTCAATCTGGTGCAAGTGGGCTGAACAATCAGGTGGGGAAGCAAAGGCAACGACAGCCACAGCAGCAGCAGTTCCAACAATCCGGAAGGAACCACCCTCAACCGCGGCAGCATGCGCAATCTCAACAGCAGGCCAAACTTTTAAAGGGAATTGGAAGAGGGAATATGGTGCTGCATCAAAACCCTAATGTTGACCATCTAAATGGTCTCAATGTGGCTCCAGGTAACCAAACTGCTGAGAAAGGGGAGCAGATCATGCATTTAATGCAGGGACAAGGTTTATATTCTGGCTCCAGCTTAAGCCCAGTTCAACCATCTAAACCCTTAGCTCCTTCTCAATCCACTAATCACTCACAGCCAcagcaaaaattattttctggGGCAACCCCTCCTTCATCAAAGCAACTTCAGCATGTCCCTTCTCATTCTGATAATAGCACTCAAGGCCATGTTCCATCAGTGTCCTCTGGACATTCACCATCAGCTACGCATCAAGCTGTTTTGCCTGCAATTATGGCTTCAAACCACCAGCATCTGCAACTTCAACCCCAACCACACCAAAAGCAGGTTAATAAAACTCAACCAGCTGCTCAGAGAATCCTTCAACAAAATCGTCAACTGAATTCTGACATGGCTAACAAGTCTCAAACTGATCAAACTCAAGCAGACGAGCCTGCGAGCAATACTTCTCTGATGGGTGCTAGTGCAACTATGGCATTGTCTCAGGTCTGTATCGACTCCAGCAGTGTTGGACCAGCTTCTTCTGTTGTTGCTCAGCAATGGAAAGCATCAGAGCCAGTATATGATTCTGCTCTACCAAATAAGGCCAATCAAGTGGGTTCAATTGGAAGCCCACCTCTTACAAGCTCCGGTGGGAGTGATGCAGCAACTTCTGTTAGTCAAGGGTTAGGTCAGAGACAGTTATCAGGTAGCTTGCCACCTCATGGGCATAATGTTGGGTCTCCATGGCAGCAGCAGTCGCAGTTACAACAGCCCCCTACACCATCACCTGCATCTCAAAAACACTGCCAGCCACAAGATCTAAAAGTTCTGCAGCAAGATCAACAGCAGTTGCCACTGCAGCAGCAGTCTCATCCGCAAACGCAGCATCTGCAAGCAGCTCAAGGCAGTTTGTATATCAGACCCACTAATGCTAAATTGGAATAGAGCAATCTGGTGATTTGAGCGGTTCTGAGAGCAGCCAGTGCTGCTAGGGTTGGGTTTGCATGCGCTTGAAACAGCAGTGTATAGGTAACGAAGGatcatttttaacattttagcAACCTTCATGTATATTCTGACATATGGAGGTCTACTTTTGATTTGTTACATGGAGAAATTAGCTAACTAGTTTGTTTTGTGCAGATGAAGCTGGTTATTTTATTAGGGCAATGCAAAATGGACAAGAAGGAGATCGTCTTCTGCAGGTTCTGTTAAAAATTGTGTAGAGGAGACATTAACAGGCCAATCcattttggctttttttttttctttttttcggttttgatttttgggatccatgtATATTACCACTTGTTTAGAGGTTAGGGAAGATAGAGATGGATATAGAGTTATGTGTACAGGGGTCTCGTCTTCCTTCTCTTGTACTTTCTCCacatccccccccccccttcttAGCTCCCTTCATTTTCCCATTTGGGTCTGGGTCCTATTCCTTTTTTTGCCCTAGTAGATTAGTTGATGTAATATTTACCCTTTTAGATTAGTGGGTAGCAATCATTGTTATGGGGCAAAATGCCGTCTGGAAATTTTGTGTATACAAGGTC encodes:
- the LOC102614167 gene encoding chromatin modification-related protein EAF1 B-like isoform X1 — encoded protein: MHGCGPETALLVNAEVDSMGGVVDGGVGIGVKTSPRRAAIEKAQAELRQEYDVREERRRELEFLEKGGNPLDFKFGNAASVSVQSTSLTDQQAEHFVTSEAKGSFALTASPHGDSVESSGRPGVPTVCEPNTADNLLLFDGENEILERERTSVHPVKRKNIVPSEQSSRMDGSQNAKESEDSAIFRPYARRNRSKIKRDAARSGSNDIVQTRSGDGTSLTVRGSSWDAKGSISDSNNQKEQNLLSVTNPKAATSNGDIGSKVVLSDKHINTELDRVPTPAVTTSPKVSLPDDKLDVTVPKRMSDGQQNQSAQVDTQQTSALVDVQQNPADVAFVKPDLVGGNEQTVSAEVDCLPCEAIEKAVNESCSNQLNGFDNQDRDRKSIPTEGQNSTAAIGTKLDSESSCTQNSLSVDVNNDSDACINPKHVDSNGVATEQTSDLEGTAVGEMVKEENGIKIDCGAAMNVDENSAYQNHSNNGSMVKVEEEINTSKSDLQKESNYSSNLEGVPQNVNTMLETDKNLSDVLSYDSNSNKENLFSGRSQGPMDISTCEPLESSMLGRNSADANDHQTESVNNLKFADKALEDSILEEARIIEAKRKRIAELSVGTLPSETGRKSHWDFVLEEMAWLANDFAQERLWKMTAAAQICHRVAFTSRLRSEEQNQRYKLKKVALNLAKAVMQFWHSAEVLLNNDNPTVGPKTSRRDFVGSTSDDVIEASEDKETSKNMEQQYSRKNAALAIHGYAVRFLKHNSSPVLPLQAEAPATPDRISDSGIMEVSWDDHLTEESLFYAVSSGAMETYRKSIESHLAQSEKTASSVQEEVDTSVYDAAAEFGYHDTAYDEDEGETSAYYLPGAFEGSKSSKFEHKKRKYVMKYTGRSYEVGADIPYGHGTAGSQQSMMGKRPGNLNVGSIPTKRMRTASRQRIIGPFSAGAAGSLLAPAKTDGSSGDTSSFQDDQSTLHGGSQNQKNVEVESAGDFEKQLPYDCAETSTKPKKKKKAKHLGSAFEQGWQIESTVYSEQRDHSKKRLESHHFDSNGNNGLYGQQNAKKPKIMKQSLDATFDNSTPLTGSIPSPAASQMSNMSNPTKFIKLIGGRDRGRKAKSLKMSAGQPGSGSPWSLFEDQALVVLVHDMGPNWELVSDAMNSTLQFKCIFRKPQECKERHKILMDRGAGDGADSAEDSGSSQSYPSTLPGIPKGSARQLFQRLQGPMEEDTVKSHFEKIIMIGKKYHYWKCQNETHDLRQVVPVHNSHVIALSQVCPNNLNGCILTPLDLCDVTASSPDAVSLGFQSSHASGLGISNQGAMLHTSGPNSPLHGSSGIVLGSNLSSPSGPLNQSIRDGRYNAPRANLPVDEQQRMQQYNQMLSGRNIQQSNLPAPGPLSGAERSVRMLPGGSGMGMMCAMNRSMPMSRPGYQGMASSPMLNSGSMISSMAGMSPVNMHSGAGPGQGNSMLRPREGMHMMRPGHNPDHQRQLMVPELQMQVTQGNGQGIPAFNGLSSPFSNQTTPPPVQTYPGHPQQPHQMSPQQSHGLSNHHPQLQGPNHATGSQQQAYAIRIAKDRQMQQQRYLQQQQQQQQHPQQFTGSGTLMPHVQPQPQLPISSSLQNNTQIQSQTSSQPVSMPPLTTSSSMTPTALQHQQKHHLPSHGLSRNSQSGASGLNNQVGKQRQRQPQQQQFQQSGRNHPQPRQHAQSQQQAKLLKGIGRGNMVLHQNPNVDHLNGLNVAPGNQTAEKGEQIMHLMQGQGLYSGSSLSPVQPSKPLAPSQSTNHSQPQQKLFSGATPPSSKQLQHVPSHSDNSTQGHVPSVSSGHSPSATHQAVLPAIMASNHQHLQLQPQPHQKQVNKTQPAAQRILQQNRQLNSDMANKSQTDQTQADEPASNTSLMGASATMALSQVCIDSSSVGPASSVVAQQWKASEPVYDSALPNKANQVGSIGSPPLTSSGGSDAATSVSQGLGQRQLSGSLPPHGHNVGSPWQQQSQLQQPPTPSPASQKHCQPQDLKVLQQDQQQLPLQQQSHPQTQHLQAAQGSLYIRPTNAKLE
- the LOC102614167 gene encoding chromatin modification-related protein EAF1 B-like isoform X2, whose translation is MHGCGPETALLVNAEVDSMGGVVDGGVGIGVKTSPRRAAIEKAQAELRQEYDVREERRRELEFLEKGGNPLDFKFGNAASVSVQSTSLTDQQAEHFVTSEAKGSFALTASPHGDSVESSGRPGVPTVCEPNTADNLLLFDGENEILERERTSVHPVKRKNIVPSEQSSRMDGSQNAKESEDSAIFRPYARRNRSKIKRDAARSGSNDIVQTRSGDGTSLTVRGSSWDAKGSISDSNNQKEQNLLSVTNPKAATSNGDIGSKVVLSDKHINTELDRVPTPAVTTSPKVSLPDDKLDVTVPKRMSDGQQNQSAQVDTQQTSALVDVQQNPADVAFVKPDLVGGNEQTVSAEVDCLPCEAIEKAVNESCSNQLNGFDNQDRDRKSIPTEGQNSTAAIGTKLDSESSCTQNSLSVDVNNDSDACINPKHVDSNGVATEQTSDLEGTAVGEMVKEENGIKIDCGAAMNVDENSAYQNHSNNGSMVKVEEEINTSKSDLQKESNYSSNLEGVPQNVNTMLETDKNLSDVLSYDSNSNKENLFSGRSQGPMDISTCEPLESSMLGRNSADANDHQTESVNNLKFADKALEDSILEEARIIEAKRKRIAELSVGTLPSETGRKSHWDFVLEEMAWLANDFAQERLWKMTAAAQICHRVAFTSRLRSEEQNQRYKLKKVALNLAKAVMQFWHSAEVLLNNDNPTVGPKTSRRDFVGSTSDDVIEASEDKETSKNMEQQYSRKNAALAIHGYAVRFLKHNSSPVLPLQAEAPATPDRISDSGIMEVSWDDHLTEESLFYAVSSGAMETYRKSIESHLAQSEKTASSVQEEVDTSVYDAAAEFGYHDTAYDEDEGETSAYYLPGAFEGSKSSKFEHKKRKYVMKYTGRSYEVGADIPYGHGTAGSQQSMMGKRPGNLNVGSIPTKRMRTASRQRIIGPFSAGAAGSLLAPAKTDGSSGDTSSFQDDQSTLHGGSQNQKNVEVESAGDFEKQLPYDCAETSTKPKKKKKAKHLGSAFEQGWQIESTVYSEQRDHSKKRLESHHFDSNGNNGLYGQQNAKKPKIMKQSLDATFDNSTPLTGSIPSPAASQMSNMSNPTKFIKLIGGRDRGRKAKSLKMSAGQPGSGSPWSLFEDQALVVLVHDMGPNWELVSDAMNSTLQFKCIFRKPQECKERHKILMDRGAGDGADSAEDSGSSQSYPSTLPGIPKGSARQLFQRLQGPMEEDTVKSHFEKIIMIGKKYHYWKCQNETHDLRQVVPVHNSHVIALSQVCPNNLNGCILTPLDLCDVTASSPDAVSLGFQSSHASGLGISNQGAMLHTSGPNSPLHGSSGIVLGSNLSSPSGPLNQSIRDGRYNAPRANLPVDEQQRMQQYNQMLSGRNIQQSNLPAPGPLSGAERSVRMLPGGSGMGMMCAMNRSMPMSRPGYQGMASSPMLNSGSMISSMAGMSPVNMHSGAGPGQGNSMLRPREGMHMMRMQVTQGNGQGIPAFNGLSSPFSNQTTPPPVQTYPGHPQQPHQMSPQQSHGLSNHHPQLQGPNHATGSQQQAYAIRIAKDRQMQQQRYLQQQQQQQQHPQQFTGSGTLMPHVQPQPQLPISSSLQNNTQIQSQTSSQPVSMPPLTTSSSMTPTALQHQQKHHLPSHGLSRNSQSGASGLNNQVGKQRQRQPQQQQFQQSGRNHPQPRQHAQSQQQAKLLKGIGRGNMVLHQNPNVDHLNGLNVAPGNQTAEKGEQIMHLMQGQGLYSGSSLSPVQPSKPLAPSQSTNHSQPQQKLFSGATPPSSKQLQHVPSHSDNSTQGHVPSVSSGHSPSATHQAVLPAIMASNHQHLQLQPQPHQKQVNKTQPAAQRILQQNRQLNSDMANKSQTDQTQADEPASNTSLMGASATMALSQVCIDSSSVGPASSVVAQQWKASEPVYDSALPNKANQVGSIGSPPLTSSGGSDAATSVSQGLGQRQLSGSLPPHGHNVGSPWQQQSQLQQPPTPSPASQKHCQPQDLKVLQQDQQQLPLQQQSHPQTQHLQAAQGSLYIRPTNAKLE